The region CTATAATTTTATTTGCAATATACAAATCTTCGCCATTTTTTAGAACTCTTCTAGTTTCAGGATTAAAACTAAGTTCATCATTGACTTTTATTTCTGTAAATGACTTTCCACTTCTTTTCAATAAAGATTGTATCCGTAAAAGAAGTTCATCTAAGTCAACAGGCTTTTTTAAATAATCATCACAACCAGTTAAAAAACCCTTTGTTAACATATCTTTGTCTTTATAAGAAGTTAAATAAATAGTTGCAGTATCATCGTTTTTCTTTCTTAACTCTTTTAATAAATCTATTCCATTAATCAAAGGAACATTTATATCAAAAAGATACAAATCATAACTATTTTCATAACATAGCTCGATTACTCTTTCACCATTCTTTGCCGTTTGGACAATAAAACCTTCATCACTTAAAAAGTCTTCTAATGTTTCTAAAAAAAGCTCATCGTCTTCTAATACTAAAATTTTATACAATAATTCCCCTACTTCACACACTTTAAAAATATAATTATATTAATTTTATGGTTAAAAAGTTGTTTTATTAATTGTATAACTTTAGAGTTAATTTACAGTTAAATTAACTCTAATTATCTAATTAAAAACTTTCCCACTCATCAGGAACAGTTCTATCTTCATAAACTTCTTTTTTTGTCATTTTTATATTTTCTTTTTTAAGCTGTTTTTTTTCTATACTATTAGCAGGCTTTTTTATTTGTTCTTTTTTAGAAGAAACTAAATTATCACCTTTCCCTTTTGAATACTTAATATCATCTTTGCCAATAAATTCTTTTTCATCAACATTATTAACTATCTCTTTTGAAATATTTGACGTTTCCATTGCTATTTCATATGTATCATTTGCAGCACTTGCAATTTGTTGAGTTTGTTGATCTTGCGCTGTTACTGCATCGTTTATCTGTTCTATCCCTGATTTTTGTTCTCTTGATGCCATTTCAACGTCATTGATTAATTCAATTGTTTTATTGATATTTTCATTTAATGATTTATAACCATGAATCATTTTATCAGATATTTGTTTTCCTTCTGATGTCTTTAGATTTGCATTTTCTACTAAACTTTTAATCTCCTTAGCTGCTTCCGCACTTCTACTTGCAAGGTTTCTTACTTCTTGTGCTACAACTGCAAAACCTTTTCCAGCTTCACCTGCTGTTGCTGCTTCTACTGCTGCATTTAAAGAAAGAATATTTGTTTGGAATGCAATTTGGTCAATAACACCAATCGCATCATTAATAGCTGTAACTTGTTCATTTATTTCATCCATAGACTTTGTAGTTTGATTTGCTAGTCTATTTCCTTCTTCAACAGAAGATACAACACTATTAGCAAACTGAGCCATTTCTGTTACATTGTCTGTATTACTTATTATAGTACCCGTAATCTCTTCTAATGCGGCTGCTGTTTCTTCCAAAGAAGCTGCTGCTTCTGTAGAAGCACCATTTAAAACATTTACATTTTCTAAAAGTATATGAGAAGAAGAATCTAAAGTCACTCCAACTTTTTTATTTTCAACTAACATTGAGCTTATAGAATCTCCAAGACTATTTACTCCATTTGCTAAATCAAGAAGCTGATTTTTCACCTTTGAGTTATCTACTTTATTCATATAATTATAATTTGAATACTGTTCTAATATATCCAATACATTTTCAATGTTATTCTCCATTTGAGTTCCCATTGAATCTAATACTTTTTTTAACTCCATTAAAGCTGGATTATCAACATTTGCATGAATTCTTTGACATAAATCACCTTGTTCAAACTCTGATAAAACGGTAATCGTTTCATCGATAAACTGTCTATCTTCTTCAACTCCAGTTTTAGTAATAGCAATATTTTCATTTACTACTTTTGACATTTTTCCTAATTCGTCTTTTGAAGAATCATCTAATAAAGTTACATCACTTGCTTCTCTATTTAGATATTTAAAGAAATTTAATAAACCTTCTTGGAAATTATCCAACGGTTCTAAAATTGTCTTTTTAGCTATAAATATAGATATTAATAATAAAACTACTAAAGTTCCTACCGCCCATAAAATAATGCTAACTATGAAACTATCAATATCTTCATTGGTTCTTTCAATCATAATATTTACGTTGTCTTCAATCTCATCAACATATGCTCCTGTACCAATAATCCAATTCCATTCGTTAAACTTTTGAATATAAGAGAACTTAGGTTGAGGAGCATCTTTCCCTGGTTTTTTCCAAGAATATCTTACTAATCCATTTCCTTTTTTGTTACCAATATCAGTCATCTCTTTAAAAAAATGTACACCATTTATATCTTTTAAACTTGCTAAATTTTTACCATTTAAAGTTTTATCGAGTGGATGCATAACCATATTAGATTTACCATCTTGAATCCAAAAATAACCATCTTTCCCATACCGCATTTTTGAAATTGCAGTTAAAGCATCTTTTTGCATTGAAGAGGTAACATCATCAATATATGCACCTGTTCCAACAATCCAATTAAATGGCTTAAAAACTCTAACAATAGAAGATTTAAATACTGTTTTTTGTGTATTTGGTTTTAAAAAAGAGTATTCGATAAATGCTCTATCTTTACCTGATTCATTTAATTTATCAACACCTTGTTTTATAAATCCTAAAGAAGGATTATCTTTATAATTTTGACCATCTAACTCTTTTTTTATTGGATGCATAATAGTTGTATAATTAAAATCATTTATCCAAAAATATCCAGAGTCTCCATATCTTGTAGAAGATATTAAAAATTTAATTCTATTTTCTAACTCTTCTTTTGATAATAAATCTTTATTTTTTTCATACTCTTTATTAATAATTGAAAAAAGAAAATCAGATTGTTCCTGTATATAACTTTCTACTTCTAATTTTATTTTATCTTTTGCTGTTCTTGCATGATAAGCTTCAACCATTTTATATGCAAGAGAAACATAATTTTTAAGTTCTAACTCTTTATTTTTATATGCTTCGACCTTATAGGCTTCAATTTTTTCATTTGATGTCTTTTTCATTGAATAAATTGATTGAAAAGATAAGACAAATGAGATAATAGTAATTGCTAAAAAAACAATTAATTGTAATTTTACTTTTATCGATAAATTCTTCATAAAAATTTCCTTAAAATAATTTTAATTTATCCCATAGGATAAATTTATTTATCTTACATAAAGAAATATTAATTCTACTTTAAAGTAAATAACGTAATAGTAACATAAAAATAATCAATTAATTGTAATAAATATTATCTAAATTTCCCTATAAATCGGGACATTTCTTTTATATATTATTCTTTAAAAGAAATAATAAAGAACAAAATATAAGCTAATTTAAGAATAAAAAATCTAAAATATGTAGTAAAATAGATTAAATTTATATAAGGTAAAAGATTATGGCTAAAAAAATATTAATTATATTATTATTAATTATTACTGCTTTTTATGTTATTTCCCAAGAAAATATAAAAATTATTCTTTCAGGAATTGCTATTTTTTTAATTGGTATGCATTTTATGGAAGATGGATTTAAACTATTTTCAGGAGGAACTCTTGAAACCGTACTTGAAAAATTTACAAAAAACTTATATACATCAGTTTTCACAGGTTTTTTAACAACCTCTATAGTACAAAGTTCTTCTCTAATTTCAGTAATTGTCATATCTTTTTTATCAGTTGAACTAATATCCTTAACTCAAGGTATGGCAATAGTTTTTGGAGCAAACCTTGGAAGTACAACTACAGCGTGGATTGTATCTGCTTTAGGGTTAAAAATTAAGATTTCTGTATATGCAATGCCTATGATAATATTTGGTGTAATATTTAGGTTTTCTAAAAATAATACTTATGTAGGATTAGGAAATATATTACTTGGACTTGGATTTATTTTTTTAGGTATCTCATATATGAAAGAAGGCTTTGACACATTAAGAAGCGCAATAGACCTTGCTTCATATTCAATTGGTGGAGTTCCAGGGATATTACTTTATATATTAATTGGAGCAATTGCAACAGTAGTAATCCAATCAAGTAGTGCAACTATGGCTATTATAATCACTGCACTAGCGGGAGGTAATATATTATATGTTGATGCCTTAGCCTTAGCAATTGGAGCAAATGTAGGAACAACAGTTACAGCAGTCATAGGTTCTCTTTCTTCAAATCAAAATGGTAAAAGGCTCGCCTTTGGACATTTTGTATTCAATATTATTACAGGGTTAATTGCAGTATTATTAATATATGTTCTTCAAGATTTAGTAGATGTATTAGCTCCATACTTTGGAATTAGAGATGATAATTATACTATGAAACTAGCATTATTCCATACAATATTTAACCTTTTAGGAATTGTTATACTTTTCCCATTTATAGGATTGATTGTAAAAATGTCTAAAAAATTCATTACAACTAAGATAAAAAAAGCATCAAAACCTAAGTATTTAGACAAAGCAAATATAAAAATTCCATACAATGCAATGGTATCAATTCAAAAAGAAATTATACATCTTTATGATAATGCACAAAAAGCTATTCTTCATGCACTTTCTATTCATACAAGTGAATTAAAGACAAGTAAAGATATTAAAAAAATAATTTCTAAACCTGTTACAAAGATTGATACAGATTTAAATGATATTTATCAGAATGATTTGAAAAATTTATATAGTGAGATTATTGAATTTACACTAATCTCACAACAAAATATGAATATTGAACAAACTAAATATATATCACAATTAAAAATAGCTTCAAATATTATTGTTAAAATATTAAAAGATACACGTGATATACAAAAAAATATGGATTTTTATTTAGAGAGTAAAAATGAAGCAATTAAAAATGAATATCTTTTAATAAAAGAAGAACTTACAACCTTTATATTTGAAATTAACCAATTAAAAGACATAGAACATGATGAGATTGAAATTTCAACATTAATACAAGTTGATAAAGATAGATTACAAAACTTAGATATAATAAATAGTGGTAGAATTGATGAATTAATTAGAAAAGAAAAAATTACTTCAAAAATGGCTACATCGTTGATTAATGACTCAGCAAATGCATATAATATATGTAAAAATCTTTTAAGAATAGGTAACATTTTATTTATTAGAGATGAAAAACTTAGACTACTAGGAGAAGTTGATGAAGTTAAATAAACTAATTACAAGTTTTGAGAACTTTTTTTCTTTAGGAAAAAAAGAAAGAAAAAAAAATGGTAATGAAATTGATGAATTAATGGAAAAACTATTTGAAAAAAGAAAAAGTTTTCAAAAAAAATTCAAATATGCAAAAGAAAAAGATAAAAAAGAGTATGAAAAAAAATTAAAAGCAGTAAGAAAACTTATCAAAAAAGCTAAAAAGAATTTATACTAGTTAAAAACTATTTAAACTCTTTATAGTTTTGACGTAAAGCCTCATAAGCTATTATTGATACAGAGTTTGCAATATTTAAACTTCTAGCATCATTTGTCATAGGAATTGTTATACAACCCTTTTCATTTTTAGCTAATAAATCTTCTGGAAGTCCAGCATCTTCCCTTCCAAAATATAAAAAATCCCCTACTTCATATTGGGCATCAAAATATACTTGTTCTGTTTTTGTTGTAGCAAAAAAATGTCTGTTTGAAAAAGGATTTTTTGACCAGAAATCTTCAATATTTTCATATTCTCTAACATCTAAGTCATACCAATAATCAAGTCCTGCACGTTTAACTTCTTTTTCTGTAATTTCACCAAAACCATAAGGCTTTATAAGATGAAGAGTACAATTCATAGCAAAAGCTAATCTACCTATTGTTCCAACATTTCCTGGGATTCTTGGTTCTAATAAAACTATATTAAACATATTATAAAATTACTGTTTTATTATCATATACAAATACTTTATCATCTAAAAGTAATTGTAAAGCATTTGAAAGTACAACTTTTTCTACGTTTCGCCCTGATCTTCTCATATCTTGCCAAGTAAAACTATGATCAACTCTAACAACACCTTGATCAATAATTGGACCTTCATCTAAATCATTTGTAACATAGTGAGCAGTAGCTCCAATAATTTTTACACCCCTATGATGTGCCTGTTTATATGGATTTGCTCCAATAAATGATGGTAAAAATGAATGATGAATATTTAATACTTTTTGAGGATAGGTTTCTACAAATTTAGGAGTTAAAATTCTCATATATTTTGCTAATACAATTAATTCTGGTTCATACTCATTGATTTGTTCAATAATAAGATTTTCATGAGCTTCACGTTCCATATCATCAGCACTAATACAATGAAATGGAATATTAAAACTCTCTACTAAATCTCTCAAATAATCATGATTTGCAATAACAGCTTTGATATTTGCATTTAATTCACCATCAATATATCTAATTAATAAATCACCTAAAACATGAGACTCTTTAGTTGCTAATATTACAATATCTTTTTTTGCTTTTGGTGTTAATTTAATAGTTGAATCAGCAGGTAAAACTTCTGTAAGTTCTTTTAAAAGTATATTACTATTTACTTCTCCAGAAATAACAGTTCTCATAAAAAACTTATTAGATTCTTTTTCAACATATTCTGCATTTTTTTCAATATTTAAGTTATTTGCAAAAAGTACTTTTGAGATATTATAAACAAGTCCTTTTGCATCGATTGTATCAATTAGAAGTATATATTCTTTCATTTTAGCTTTTAATCCTAGGTATTATTTCATTTAAGGATGAAATAATACCATTAATTAGATTTAAATCATTTTAGATAACTGCTCTTTATAAGCTTCAATATCAAAATCTTTTTTTCTAGCTACTCCAGAATCAACTGCAGCTTGAGCAACTGCACTTGAAACTTCTACAATAAGTCTCTTGTCAAAAGCAGTAGGAATAATATATTTTTTAGAATATGATAAATCTCCAAAAATATCTTTTACATTTTGAGGAACAGGCTTTTTAGCTAATTCAGCAATTGCATATGCTGCTGCTTTTTTCATTTGCATATTGATTTTTTTAGCTTGTACATCTAGTGCACCTCTAAAAATAAATGGGAAACCAATTACATTATTTACTTGATTAGGGAAATCACTTCTTCCTGTACCAACAATAGCTTTATCTCTAATAGCTAGGATTTCCTCAGGGAAAAGCTCTGGTGTAGGGTTTGATAATGCAAATACAATTGGTTCATTTGCCATAACAGCAATATGTTTTTGAGTAAATGTTCCAGGTCTTGAAAGTCCTAATACAACATCAGCATCTCTAAAGGCATCTAATTTAGTCATAGCTTCAGGAATAGAAAACTCTTTTTTAAATTTATTTAAGTCATCTCTCTGGTCATGAATAACACCTTTTGAGTCACACATAATAATATTTTTAACTCCAACAGATTTATACATTCTTGAACAAGAAATAGCAGCAGCTCCAGCACCAACAACTACAACTTTTAAATCTTCTAAATTTTTCTTAATAATATCACAAGCATTGATAAGTCCTGCAGTTGTAATAATAGCCGTCCCATGTTGGTCATCATGCATAACAGGAATATCTAACTCTTCAATAAGTCTTCTCTCTATTTCAAAACAAGCAGGAGAACCAATATCTTCTAAGTTGATTCCTCCAAAAGTAGGTGCAATTGCTTTACAAACATCTATAAATCTTCCAGCATCTTCTTCATCAATTTCAATATCAAAAGAATCAATAGCAGAGAACTTTTTAAATAGTACAGATTTACCTTCCATAACTGGTTTGGCAGCTAACGCTCCAATGTTTCCTAAACCAAGTACAGCTGTACCATTTGTAATAACTGCTACAAGATTTCTTTTTGCAGTATATTTAAATGCATTTTCTGGATTTTCTTCAATTTCTAAACAAGGATGTGCAACACCTGGTGTATATGCAAGAGATAAATCTCTTTGTGTATTTAATTCTGTAGTTGTTTGAATTCCTAATTTTCCTGGTGTAGGAAATTCATGATAATTTAATGCTTCTTCTTTTGTTACCGTTGTACTCATTTACTAACCTTCTTTCACTCAAAATTTGTGAAATTGTAACTAATCGAAACTTAAAAAAAGAAAAAAAATGATAATTAGAGCTTATAATGTTTAAATTAAGTTTAAGATACATAATTTTTACATGAGATTTACATAACTTTTACATAATTACTATAACACCGATATTAGACCAGCAAAACGACCACAATTTTTGTCCTTTCTAAATGAAAAATAAGGCTCATTTGAGCATTTTGTACATGTATTATAAATACTTATATTTGAAATTCCTTGTTCATTTAAAAGCATTTTATTTATACCTTGTAAATCAATTAATCTTCCATCAACAAACTCTTCTCCAAAAGACTCTTTTACTATATTTGCTAATTCTAAATTAACTTCATAACAACACTTTTGAATAGAAGGGCCAAGTATTACTTCTATATCTTTTACATTACAATCAAACTCTTCTATCATCTTTTGTACTGTAATTTCTGCTATTCTTTGAAAAGTTGAATTTCTACCTGCATGAACTGCTGCAACAACACCTTTTATCTTATCCATATATAAAATTGGAATACAATCTGCAACCATAACCATAAGAGTTAGATTTTTTTCATTTGTAATAATTCCATCACAACTATCTATTAATCTAGGCGAATCTTTTGTTATTATTTCTACATTATTACCATGGACTTGATTCATATAAATTAAGTTTTCTAAATCAAAATTATATTTTGTAGCTAATTCTTTTCTATTTTTATCTACATTTTCTTTTGTATCTGGTACATGATATGCAAGATTGCCATCTGTTGTTGTTGTAAAAGTATAAAACATTTTTTTCATAATTAATCCAATTGCTTGATAAACTATTTTACTATTTAAAGATTAAACTTGCATATTTTATTGAAGAAATTCAATTGTCTACATATTAATTACATAACTTGTACATCATTTATACATAATCAATTAATAAGTCTAATTTTTACTAATTTAGTCCTAAAAAGTCACTTTTAGTTCATTTTACTACCTTAGTATTTTTATACATGACTTAAGGAGTTAATGATGACAATGTGGAAAAAAATGCCTCTATGGCAAAAAATTCTTGGAGCTTTAGTTCTAGGATTACTTACGGGAATTGTTTTTGGAGAAAGTGCACAAGTACTAAAACCAATAGGTAGTTTATTTATCAATCTAATCAAGATGTTAATTATGCCATTAGTATTTGTAACACTTGTAACAGGTATTATTTCAATGGAAGATTTAACAAAAATGAAAAGAATTGGATTAAAGACATTTGGTATTTATTTAATAACCACTGCTATTGCCATAACAATTGGTCTAGTTGTTGGTGCAGTTTTAGAGCCAGGAGTAGGAGTTTCACTTGAAACAAATAATGTAATTACAGCAAAAGAATCTCCATCTTTGATAAATACATTATTAAATATAGTTACTAAAAATCCTTTTGCAAGTTTTTCTCAAGGAAATGTACTACAAGTAATTTTCTTTGCCATTATATTAGGTGTTTCAATAAACTTAACAGGAGAAAAAGGTGAACCTGCAAAGAAATTCTTTATCTCAATTTCTGAAGCAATGTACAAAATGACTGAAATTGTGATGTCTTATGCACCATTTGGGGTATTTGGTTTAATGGCATGGGTTTCAGCATCATATGGTTCTGATGTACTATTAAGTTTAGGACAAGTTATATTTGGAGTATATTTAGCTGCAATTATTCATATATTGATTACTTTTGCAGGGGGTATAAG is a window of Arcobacter sp. LA11 DNA encoding:
- a CDS encoding response regulator transcription factor, whose product is MYKILVLEDDELFLETLEDFLSDEGFIVQTAKNGERVIELCYENSYDLYLFDINVPLINGIDLLKELRKKNDDTATIYLTSYKDKDMLTKGFLTGCDDYLKKPVDLDELLLRIQSLLKRSGKSFTEIKVNDELSFNPETRRVLKNGEDLYIANKIIDLLELFIEKKDTIITKEMIIDKLWNFSEEYSEGSIRVYINNLKKLIGKEKIKNIKGVGYKIEL
- a CDS encoding methyl-accepting chemotaxis protein, producing MKNLSIKVKLQLIVFLAITIISFVLSFQSIYSMKKTSNEKIEAYKVEAYKNKELELKNYVSLAYKMVEAYHARTAKDKIKLEVESYIQEQSDFLFSIINKEYEKNKDLLSKEELENRIKFLISSTRYGDSGYFWINDFNYTTIMHPIKKELDGQNYKDNPSLGFIKQGVDKLNESGKDRAFIEYSFLKPNTQKTVFKSSIVRVFKPFNWIVGTGAYIDDVTSSMQKDALTAISKMRYGKDGYFWIQDGKSNMVMHPLDKTLNGKNLASLKDINGVHFFKEMTDIGNKKGNGLVRYSWKKPGKDAPQPKFSYIQKFNEWNWIIGTGAYVDEIEDNVNIMIERTNEDIDSFIVSIILWAVGTLVVLLLISIFIAKKTILEPLDNFQEGLLNFFKYLNREASDVTLLDDSSKDELGKMSKVVNENIAITKTGVEEDRQFIDETITVLSEFEQGDLCQRIHANVDNPALMELKKVLDSMGTQMENNIENVLDILEQYSNYNYMNKVDNSKVKNQLLDLANGVNSLGDSISSMLVENKKVGVTLDSSSHILLENVNVLNGASTEAAASLEETAAALEEITGTIISNTDNVTEMAQFANSVVSSVEEGNRLANQTTKSMDEINEQVTAINDAIGVIDQIAFQTNILSLNAAVEAATAGEAGKGFAVVAQEVRNLASRSAEAAKEIKSLVENANLKTSEGKQISDKMIHGYKSLNENINKTIELINDVEMASREQKSGIEQINDAVTAQDQQTQQIASAANDTYEIAMETSNISKEIVNNVDEKEFIGKDDIKYSKGKGDNLVSSKKEQIKKPANSIEKKQLKKENIKMTKKEVYEDRTVPDEWESF
- a CDS encoding Na/Pi cotransporter family protein yields the protein MAKKILIILLLIITAFYVISQENIKIILSGIAIFLIGMHFMEDGFKLFSGGTLETVLEKFTKNLYTSVFTGFLTTSIVQSSSLISVIVISFLSVELISLTQGMAIVFGANLGSTTTAWIVSALGLKIKISVYAMPMIIFGVIFRFSKNNTYVGLGNILLGLGFIFLGISYMKEGFDTLRSAIDLASYSIGGVPGILLYILIGAIATVVIQSSSATMAIIITALAGGNILYVDALALAIGANVGTTVTAVIGSLSSNQNGKRLAFGHFVFNIITGLIAVLLIYVLQDLVDVLAPYFGIRDDNYTMKLALFHTIFNLLGIVILFPFIGLIVKMSKKFITTKIKKASKPKYLDKANIKIPYNAMVSIQKEIIHLYDNAQKAILHALSIHTSELKTSKDIKKIISKPVTKIDTDLNDIYQNDLKNLYSEIIEFTLISQQNMNIEQTKYISQLKIASNIIVKILKDTRDIQKNMDFYLESKNEAIKNEYLLIKEELTTFIFEINQLKDIEHDEIEISTLIQVDKDRLQNLDIINSGRIDELIRKEKITSKMATSLINDSANAYNICKNLLRIGNILFIRDEKLRLLGEVDEVK
- a CDS encoding tRNA (cytidine(34)-2'-O)-methyltransferase; translated protein: MFNIVLLEPRIPGNVGTIGRLAFAMNCTLHLIKPYGFGEITEKEVKRAGLDYWYDLDVREYENIEDFWSKNPFSNRHFFATTKTEQVYFDAQYEVGDFLYFGREDAGLPEDLLAKNEKGCITIPMTNDARSLNIANSVSIIAYEALRQNYKEFK
- the purU gene encoding formyltetrahydrofolate deformylase, which gives rise to MKEYILLIDTIDAKGLVYNISKVLFANNLNIEKNAEYVEKESNKFFMRTVISGEVNSNILLKELTEVLPADSTIKLTPKAKKDIVILATKESHVLGDLLIRYIDGELNANIKAVIANHDYLRDLVESFNIPFHCISADDMEREAHENLIIEQINEYEPELIVLAKYMRILTPKFVETYPQKVLNIHHSFLPSFIGANPYKQAHHRGVKIIGATAHYVTNDLDEGPIIDQGVVRVDHSFTWQDMRRSGRNVEKVVLSNALQLLLDDKVFVYDNKTVIL
- a CDS encoding malic enzyme-like NAD(P)-binding protein, which produces MSTTVTKEEALNYHEFPTPGKLGIQTTTELNTQRDLSLAYTPGVAHPCLEIEENPENAFKYTAKRNLVAVITNGTAVLGLGNIGALAAKPVMEGKSVLFKKFSAIDSFDIEIDEEDAGRFIDVCKAIAPTFGGINLEDIGSPACFEIERRLIEELDIPVMHDDQHGTAIITTAGLINACDIIKKNLEDLKVVVVGAGAAAISCSRMYKSVGVKNIIMCDSKGVIHDQRDDLNKFKKEFSIPEAMTKLDAFRDADVVLGLSRPGTFTQKHIAVMANEPIVFALSNPTPELFPEEILAIRDKAIVGTGRSDFPNQVNNVIGFPFIFRGALDVQAKKINMQMKKAAAYAIAELAKKPVPQNVKDIFGDLSYSKKYIIPTAFDKRLIVEVSSAVAQAAVDSGVARKKDFDIEAYKEQLSKMI
- the pgeF gene encoding peptidoglycan editing factor PgeF, whose translation is MKKMFYTFTTTTDGNLAYHVPDTKENVDKNRKELATKYNFDLENLIYMNQVHGNNVEIITKDSPRLIDSCDGIITNEKNLTLMVMVADCIPILYMDKIKGVVAAVHAGRNSTFQRIAEITVQKMIEEFDCNVKDIEVILGPSIQKCCYEVNLELANIVKESFGEEFVDGRLIDLQGINKMLLNEQGISNISIYNTCTKCSNEPYFSFRKDKNCGRFAGLISVL
- a CDS encoding dicarboxylate/amino acid:cation symporter; the protein is MTMWKKMPLWQKILGALVLGLLTGIVFGESAQVLKPIGSLFINLIKMLIMPLVFVTLVTGIISMEDLTKMKRIGLKTFGIYLITTAIAITIGLVVGAVLEPGVGVSLETNNVITAKESPSLINTLLNIVTKNPFASFSQGNVLQVIFFAIILGVSINLTGEKGEPAKKFFISISEAMYKMTEIVMSYAPFGVFGLMAWVSASYGSDVLLSLGQVIFGVYLAAIIHILITFAGGISLIGKLNPLKFFKGIITAQTVAFTSTSSSGTLPITTQNTTKNLGVSKPIASFVLPLGATINMDGTALYQGVCAMFVAQAFGISLGMDQFMMIILTSTLASIGTAGVPGAGLIMLTLVLTSVGLPIEGVALIAGIDRILDMARTTVNVTGDAMTSLLIAKSEDEFNENIYNGKEKYEEVAI